A stretch of the Bacillus sp. B-jedd genome encodes the following:
- a CDS encoding aminopeptidase, translating to MKNPRISTLAKNLINYSVQLQKGEKVLIENFGLQRELVAALVKEAYEAGGYPFVLLKDHQVDRALLMGAKEEQYSMMADFEAAVMKEMDGYIGLRSGDNINEHADVPDDKMKIHGKTIGKKVHRDIRVPKTKWVVLRYPTSSMAQLAKMSTEAFEDFYFDVCNLDYSKMDSAMDSLVNLMDKTDKVRITGPGTDLSFSIKDIPAIKCAGRLNIPDGEVYTAPVRDSVNGVITYNTPSPYQGFTFENVKLTFKDGKIVGAESNDSDRINKVFDTDEGARYIGEFAIGVNPYIQHPMQDILFDEKIDGSFHFTPGQCYDDAFNGNHSNIHWDMVNIQRPEYGGGEIYFDDVLIRKDGKFVVPELEKLNPENLK from the coding sequence ATGAAGAATCCACGTATTTCAACGTTAGCTAAGAATTTGATCAATTATTCGGTACAACTGCAAAAGGGCGAAAAAGTACTAATCGAGAACTTCGGGCTTCAGCGTGAACTTGTGGCGGCGCTTGTTAAGGAAGCGTACGAGGCCGGAGGATATCCATTTGTCCTATTAAAGGACCATCAAGTTGACCGCGCCTTGCTGATGGGAGCCAAGGAGGAACAATATTCAATGATGGCGGATTTTGAAGCGGCTGTCATGAAAGAGATGGATGGTTATATAGGTCTTCGTTCTGGCGATAACATTAACGAACATGCAGATGTCCCCGATGATAAGATGAAAATACACGGAAAGACCATCGGCAAGAAGGTCCATCGTGATATCAGGGTGCCAAAGACGAAATGGGTTGTCCTTCGCTACCCGACTTCTTCGATGGCCCAGCTTGCAAAAATGAGCACAGAGGCGTTTGAAGATTTTTATTTTGACGTATGCAACCTTGATTACAGCAAAATGGATTCAGCCATGGACAGCCTTGTCAACTTGATGGACAAAACAGATAAAGTGCGGATTACCGGTCCCGGAACCGACCTCTCCTTCTCAATCAAGGACATTCCCGCCATCAAGTGCGCCGGCCGGCTGAATATTCCTGATGGCGAGGTTTATACGGCCCCTGTCCGTGATTCTGTAAACGGAGTAATTACCTACAATACACCTTCGCCTTACCAGGGCTTTACTTTCGAAAATGTGAAGCTAACATTCAAGGACGGGAAGATTGTAGGAGCGGAATCGAATGACTCCGACCGGATCAACAAGGTGTTTGACACAGATGAAGGCGCCCGTTACATCGGCGAATTTGCGATTGGGGTCAATCCGTATATCCAGCATCCGATGCAGGATATTTTGTTTGACGAAAAAATAGATGGAAGCTTCCACTTCACCCCTGGTCAGTGTTATGATGACGCGTTCAATGGCAACCATTCAAACATCCACTGGGATATGGTCAATATCCAGCGTCCTGAATACGGCGGCGGTGAAATATATTTTGATGACGTCCTCATCCGCAAGGACGGGAAGTTTGTCGTGCCGGAGCTAGAAAAATTAAACCCTGAAAACCTAAAGTAA
- a CDS encoding acetoin utilization AcuB family protein → MIIEEIMKKNVATLKPSNSIEEAIRLMENLKIRHIPIINEESRVVGLVTDRDIKEAAPSIFRREEHAEDLQKPLESIMKKEVITGHPLDFVEETAALFYEQKISCLPVVQEKRLVGIVTETDLLYTLVELTGAHQPGSQIEIKVPNKTGTLWEIANVVRNRKANIQSVLVYPDKQDEAYKILVIRVQTMNPVGLIHDLKAAGHHVLWPNIPGMPI, encoded by the coding sequence ATGATCATTGAAGAAATCATGAAGAAAAATGTCGCCACTCTTAAGCCTTCCAATTCAATAGAAGAGGCAATCCGTCTGATGGAAAATCTGAAAATACGCCACATCCCAATTATCAACGAGGAAAGCCGCGTCGTCGGGCTGGTCACGGATAGAGATATTAAAGAGGCCGCACCTTCCATTTTCCGCAGGGAAGAACATGCGGAAGATTTACAGAAACCGTTGGAATCCATCATGAAGAAAGAGGTCATCACCGGCCATCCACTTGACTTCGTGGAAGAAACCGCGGCGCTTTTCTATGAGCAAAAGATCAGCTGCCTTCCAGTGGTGCAGGAAAAACGCCTTGTAGGCATTGTAACGGAAACAGACCTGCTTTATACACTTGTCGAGTTGACCGGCGCGCACCAGCCTGGCTCACAGATTGAAATAAAAGTGCCCAACAAAACCGGCACTCTTTGGGAAATCGCAAATGTGGTCCGCAATCGTAAAGCCAATATACAAAGTGTCCTTGTTTACCCTGATAAACAGGACGAAGCATATAAAATTCTGGTCATCAGAGTACAAACCATGAATCCCGTAGGCCTCATCCATGATTTAAAGGCGGCAGGCCATCACGTACTCTGGCCGAATATTCCAGGGATGCCTATATGA
- the acsA gene encoding acetate--CoA ligase — translation MKIESLPVIEGNHNLENYEDVRASFDWKDVEKDFSWHTTGLVNAAYEAIDRHAETFRKNKVALYYKDKNRNEKYTFKEMKELSNKAANVLKSYGDVEKGDRVFIFMPRSPELYFAVLGTIKLGAIVGPLFEAFMEGAVRDRLEDSGAKVIVTTPELLERVPRDLPDLKYIFVVGDNVEEDGTIIDFKSKFENADNKLKVEWVDRQDGLILHYTSGSTGKPKGVLHVHNAMIQHHQTAKWVLDLQEEDIYWCTADPGWVTGTSYGIFGPWLLGGSNVIVGGRFSPEAWYSVIEEFGVTVWYSAPTAFRMLMGAGDEIVKKYDLSSLRHVLSVGEPLNPEVVKWGMKVFNKRIHDTYWMTETGAQLICNFPCMPIKPGSMGKAIPGVKAAIVDDRGEELPPYRMGNLAIQKGWPAMMHTIWNNREKYESYFMPGGWYLTGDSAYMDEDGYFWFQGRVDDVIMTSGERVGPFEVESKLVEHPAIAEAGVIGKPDPVRGEIIKAFVALRDGYEATDELKEEIKQFVKKGLAAHAAPREIDFRDKLPKTRSGKIMRRVLKAWELDLPTGDLSTMED, via the coding sequence ATGAAAATAGAATCTTTGCCAGTCATTGAAGGAAATCACAATCTGGAGAATTACGAGGATGTCCGTGCTTCTTTTGACTGGAAGGATGTTGAAAAGGATTTCAGCTGGCATACAACCGGGCTTGTAAACGCCGCGTATGAGGCAATCGACCGCCATGCCGAAACCTTCCGCAAAAACAAGGTGGCGCTTTACTACAAGGACAAAAACAGAAATGAAAAATACACTTTCAAAGAGATGAAAGAACTGTCAAACAAGGCTGCGAACGTCCTTAAAAGTTATGGGGATGTCGAAAAAGGGGACCGTGTCTTTATTTTCATGCCGCGCTCACCTGAATTGTATTTCGCTGTTCTTGGCACTATCAAATTGGGGGCAATCGTCGGACCATTGTTTGAAGCATTCATGGAAGGCGCAGTAAGGGACCGTCTTGAAGATAGCGGAGCAAAAGTCATCGTTACTACACCTGAGTTGCTTGAAAGGGTGCCAAGGGATCTTCCTGATTTAAAATACATATTCGTTGTCGGCGATAACGTGGAAGAAGACGGCACGATCATTGATTTTAAAAGTAAATTTGAAAACGCTGACAATAAACTGAAAGTTGAATGGGTTGATAGACAGGATGGTCTGATCCTCCACTATACTTCCGGTTCAACAGGTAAGCCGAAAGGAGTCCTCCATGTCCACAATGCGATGATCCAGCACCATCAGACGGCAAAGTGGGTGCTTGACCTGCAGGAGGAGGACATTTACTGGTGCACCGCGGATCCTGGATGGGTGACAGGTACATCCTATGGTATTTTCGGTCCTTGGCTTCTAGGCGGGTCGAATGTCATCGTCGGAGGCCGTTTCTCTCCTGAAGCCTGGTACAGTGTTATTGAAGAGTTTGGCGTCACCGTCTGGTACAGCGCCCCGACGGCATTCAGGATGTTGATGGGAGCTGGCGATGAAATCGTTAAAAAATACGATCTTAGCAGCCTGCGACATGTCTTGAGTGTTGGGGAACCTCTTAACCCGGAAGTTGTCAAATGGGGTATGAAAGTCTTCAATAAACGCATCCATGACACCTACTGGATGACTGAGACGGGGGCCCAGCTTATTTGTAATTTCCCTTGTATGCCTATCAAGCCAGGTTCAATGGGCAAGGCTATACCAGGGGTCAAAGCAGCCATTGTCGATGACCGCGGTGAAGAACTTCCTCCGTACAGAATGGGCAATCTGGCCATCCAAAAAGGCTGGCCTGCAATGATGCATACCATTTGGAATAATCGTGAAAAATACGAATCCTACTTTATGCCGGGCGGCTGGTATTTGACAGGAGATTCCGCTTATATGGATGAGGATGGATATTTCTGGTTCCAAGGCCGGGTAGATGATGTCATTATGACATCAGGAGAGAGGGTAGGGCCTTTCGAGGTTGAAAGCAAGCTGGTTGAGCATCCTGCCATTGCAGAAGCCGGTGTCATTGGAAAACCGGATCCTGTCCGAGGGGAAATCATCAAAGCCTTTGTCGCCTTGAGGGATGGCTATGAGGCAACTGATGAATTAAAGGAAGAAATCAAGCAATTTGTCAAAAAGGGACTCGCTGCACATGCCGCACCGCGTGAGATTGATTTCCGGGATAAACTGCCAAAAACACGAAGCGGGAAAATCATGAGACGTGTCCTTAAGGCGTGGGAACTCGATTTGCCGACTGGCGACCTGTCCACAATGGAAGATTAA
- a CDS encoding DUF948 domain-containing protein, whose product MEIILYLSVAVIAIAFLVLVIYLSKTLKSLQITLESVSKTLVGLEGQLDGVTKETAVLLHKTNALADDIHRKSESLNTVVDAVKGVGESVNKFNNSVQTIVGSVDRQIDQNKEKISQIVQWSNVLLELKDKWNARKQAAAAADVKRELIEPKNQRAKL is encoded by the coding sequence ATGGAAATTATTCTTTATTTAAGTGTGGCAGTGATCGCCATTGCGTTTCTCGTATTGGTAATATACTTATCGAAAACATTGAAATCACTCCAGATTACTCTCGAAAGTGTTTCAAAGACTCTTGTGGGGCTTGAAGGGCAGCTTGATGGCGTCACGAAGGAGACAGCAGTGCTTTTGCATAAAACGAATGCACTTGCGGATGATATACACAGGAAATCGGAAAGCCTGAATACGGTGGTGGACGCAGTCAAGGGAGTAGGGGAGTCTGTCAACAAATTCAATAATTCCGTACAGACGATTGTTGGGTCGGTTGACAGGCAGATTGACCAGAACAAAGAAAAAATTTCCCAGATTGTCCAATGGAGCAATGTGCTTCTCGAATTGAAGGATAAATGGAATGCAAGGAAGCAGGCTGCAGCCGCGGCTGATGTAAAGCGGGAATTAATCGAGCCCAAGAACCAAAGGGCTAAATTATAA
- a CDS encoding acetoin utilization protein AcuC, whose translation MNDPCVFVYSDELLSYNFGSQHPFNQFRIKLTMDLLKQAGALDESEIIHPRRATDEELTLIHDPSFIQAVKQAGNGMLGSDTAENYGLGTEDTPIFPGMHEAGSMLVGGTLTAVDEVMSGKALHALHLGGGLHHGFRGKASGFCIYNDSSVAIKYLQEKYKARVLYVDTDAHHGDGVQWSFYDDPEVCTLSLHETGRYLFPGTGNINERGQGKGYGYSFNVPLDAFTEDESWLHAYSTALNEVADFFRPDVILTQNGADAHYFDPLTHLYGTMRIFREIPRLAHEIAHRYCEGRWIAVGGGGYDIWRVVPRAWSLIWMEMTGKGHGNGKLPQSWLESWQKNAPVNLPETWEDPPDMYKPIPRKAEITEKNLLTLDKALYPIRTSTNT comes from the coding sequence ATGAATGATCCCTGCGTTTTTGTCTATTCGGATGAACTGCTTTCCTATAATTTCGGAAGCCAGCATCCCTTTAATCAATTCAGGATTAAACTGACGATGGATCTGCTCAAGCAAGCAGGTGCACTTGATGAATCCGAAATAATCCATCCAAGGCGGGCAACCGATGAAGAATTAACCCTTATTCATGACCCATCCTTTATCCAGGCTGTGAAACAGGCGGGAAACGGGATGCTTGGCAGTGATACAGCGGAAAATTACGGTTTGGGAACGGAAGATACTCCTATTTTTCCCGGAATGCATGAAGCTGGTTCAATGCTGGTGGGCGGAACACTCACAGCAGTTGATGAAGTGATGAGCGGGAAAGCCTTGCATGCCCTCCATCTTGGAGGAGGGCTGCACCATGGTTTCCGGGGGAAGGCATCCGGTTTTTGTATATATAATGATAGCTCGGTCGCTATAAAGTATCTTCAGGAAAAATACAAAGCCAGGGTTTTGTATGTCGATACCGATGCCCATCATGGAGATGGAGTCCAGTGGTCTTTTTATGACGATCCGGAAGTTTGCACGTTATCGCTCCATGAAACCGGCCGTTATTTGTTCCCAGGTACCGGGAATATTAATGAACGCGGTCAAGGAAAGGGGTACGGTTATTCCTTCAATGTCCCTTTGGACGCATTTACAGAGGATGAATCCTGGCTTCACGCCTACTCTACAGCCTTAAATGAAGTAGCAGATTTTTTCAGGCCGGATGTCATTCTGACACAAAACGGCGCTGATGCGCATTACTTCGATCCGCTTACACACTTATATGGAACGATGAGAATTTTCCGGGAAATACCGAGGCTTGCCCATGAAATTGCCCATCGCTACTGTGAGGGCCGTTGGATTGCGGTTGGCGGCGGAGGCTATGATATATGGAGGGTTGTTCCAAGGGCCTGGTCGCTTATTTGGATGGAGATGACCGGCAAGGGGCACGGAAACGGCAAGCTCCCGCAGTCATGGCTGGAAAGTTGGCAAAAAAACGCACCTGTGAACCTACCTGAAACATGGGAAGACCCGCCGGATATGTATAAACCAATCCCGAGGAAAGCAGAAATTACCGAAAAAAATCTACTTACACTAGATAAAGCCCTTTATCCCATTCGTACCAGCACTAATACATGA
- a CDS encoding bifunctional 3-deoxy-7-phosphoheptulonate synthase/chorismate mutase, with amino-acid sequence MNELEKLRSRIDELNMELLNIINERGRLAQEIGRVKENQGVYRFDPVRERKMLDIIKQKNEGPFEDSTIEHIFKEIFKASLELQKDDHSKALLVSRKKHPENTIVEVNGEKIGDGMPHFVFGPCAVESYEQVAEVARHMQQKGLKLLRGGAYKPRTSPYDFQGLGVEGLKILKKVAQEYNLAVISEIVNPADIEMAEQYLDVIQIGARNMQNFELLKAAGQASKPILLKRGIAATIEEFINAAEYIMSQGNGNIILCERGIRTYEKATRNTLDITAVPILKQETHLPVMVDVTHSTGRRDLLIPAAKAALAIGADGVMAEVHPDPAVALSDSAQQMNLEQFDQFLNEITVSSFVRS; translated from the coding sequence ATGAATGAATTAGAAAAACTGCGCTCCCGTATTGATGAACTGAACATGGAACTGCTGAATATTATTAATGAGCGCGGAAGGCTTGCACAGGAAATCGGCCGGGTAAAAGAAAATCAGGGAGTTTACCGATTCGATCCTGTCCGTGAAAGAAAGATGCTCGATATTATTAAACAGAAAAATGAAGGGCCGTTTGAAGACTCCACGATTGAACATATTTTTAAGGAGATTTTCAAAGCAAGCCTGGAATTGCAAAAAGATGATCACAGCAAAGCTCTGCTTGTTTCAAGGAAAAAACATCCTGAAAATACAATCGTCGAGGTAAACGGCGAAAAAATAGGGGACGGCATGCCGCATTTCGTATTTGGCCCATGCGCTGTCGAGTCCTATGAACAAGTGGCTGAAGTAGCGAGGCATATGCAGCAAAAGGGGCTGAAGCTCTTGCGTGGCGGCGCCTACAAACCGCGTACATCTCCTTATGATTTCCAAGGGCTTGGCGTGGAAGGCTTGAAAATTTTAAAGAAAGTTGCCCAGGAGTACAATTTGGCGGTAATCAGTGAAATCGTCAATCCCGCCGACATTGAAATGGCCGAACAATATCTTGATGTAATTCAAATTGGAGCAAGAAACATGCAGAACTTTGAATTGCTAAAGGCTGCTGGTCAGGCGAGCAAGCCTATTTTGTTAAAGAGGGGCATTGCAGCCACAATCGAGGAATTCATCAATGCTGCAGAATACATCATGTCGCAGGGGAACGGGAATATCATTCTTTGCGAACGTGGAATCAGAACGTATGAAAAAGCAACAAGGAATACATTGGACATAACAGCTGTTCCTATCCTTAAACAGGAAACCCATCTTCCTGTCATGGTAGATGTGACACACTCAACTGGTAGAAGAGATCTTCTCATCCCGGCCGCGAAAGCTGCGCTTGCGATTGGAGCCGATGGAGTCATGGCTGAGGTCCATCCTGATCCGGCTGTCGCTCTTTCCGATTCTGCCCAGCAGATGAATCTAGAGCAATTTGACCAGTTCCTTAACGAAATTACTGTTTCCAGCTTTGTCCGTTCATAA
- the ytxJ gene encoding bacillithiol system redox-active protein YtxJ has translation MINTLESIEQLEKIITEEKKVMILKHSSTCPISHAAFEEYGDFAGQEEVPAWMLIVQESRPLSNYIAETYGIQHESPQAILFVDGKPVWNASHWKITKRSLNEAVSS, from the coding sequence ATGATCAACACGCTTGAATCAATTGAGCAGCTTGAAAAAATAATAACAGAAGAAAAGAAAGTTATGATTTTGAAGCATAGCAGTACATGCCCGATCTCACATGCCGCTTTCGAAGAGTACGGCGACTTTGCGGGGCAGGAAGAAGTTCCGGCGTGGATGTTGATTGTACAGGAATCCCGGCCGCTCTCGAATTATATCGCCGAAACGTACGGGATTCAGCATGAATCGCCTCAGGCCATTCTGTTCGTAGACGGAAAGCCTGTTTGGAATGCCTCACACTGGAAAATTACAAAGCGTTCATTAAATGAAGCTGTATCAAGTTAA
- a CDS encoding YtxH domain-containing protein, translated as MARDNDMRDYEDRNVTSKDFVTGAVIGGLIGAAAALFLAPKSGREMRETVSGQAVALKERTAQMKDTMMEKTNELTSMTKEKTSSLTQAVTQQTSNLMEKVKGTSANEDGQGADAVGEETEYIPLETSNKPFEELTLADDAEVREKLEDIKDTLDEEESKYNS; from the coding sequence ATGGCAAGAGACAATGATATGAGGGATTATGAGGATCGGAATGTGACGTCAAAGGATTTTGTGACAGGCGCTGTTATCGGAGGTTTGATTGGCGCCGCCGCAGCACTCTTCCTGGCACCGAAATCGGGACGTGAAATGCGGGAAACCGTATCTGGGCAGGCAGTGGCCCTGAAAGAAAGAACAGCCCAGATGAAGGACACCATGATGGAGAAAACGAATGAACTTACAAGTATGACAAAAGAAAAGACCTCTTCTCTTACTCAAGCGGTCACCCAGCAAACTTCGAACCTGATGGAGAAGGTGAAAGGCACTTCGGCAAATGAGGATGGGCAAGGAGCGGATGCGGTGGGGGAAGAAACGGAATACATCCCTCTGGAAACGTCCAACAAGCCATTTGAGGAATTGACGCTTGCCGATGATGCAGAAGTCCGGGAGAAGCTTGAGGACATCAAAGACACGTTAGATGAGGAAGAAAGCAAATACAATAGCTAA
- the murC gene encoding UDP-N-acetylmuramate--L-alanine ligase has protein sequence MTIYHLVGIKGSGMSALAHVLHDMHFEVQGSDVEKRFFTQQALEQAGIKILPFQKENIKPGMVVIAGNAFPDTHEEIQEALRIGLQVIRYHRFLGEFMQNFISVGITGAHGKTSTTGLLAHVMKGAKPTSYLIGDGTGKGEKDAAYFVFEACEYRRHFLSYFPDYAIMTNIDFDHPDYFANIEDVFSAFQEMALQVKKGIFACGDDEQLQKIQAKVPVLFYGFGEDNDFQARNINKSPDGTTFDVFVRNTYFDTFSIPTYGDHNILNSLSVIALCHYEGIDVQIVKEQLLSFEGVKRRFSEKQLGDQTVIDDYAHHPTEIKATLDAARQKYPHREIVAVFQPHTFTRTQAFLQEFADSLSKADKVYLCDIFGSARENHGKLTIKDLEEKIGGAEVISEESTKILQGHQGSVIIFMGAGDIQKFQEAYEKAYSA, from the coding sequence ATGACTATTTACCATTTGGTGGGGATCAAGGGATCCGGAATGAGTGCACTTGCACATGTACTCCATGATATGCATTTCGAAGTGCAGGGCTCCGATGTCGAAAAGCGATTTTTTACCCAACAGGCTCTTGAACAAGCTGGAATAAAGATCCTTCCATTTCAAAAAGAAAATATTAAACCAGGCATGGTTGTCATTGCCGGCAATGCCTTTCCTGACACGCATGAGGAAATCCAGGAAGCATTGAGGATAGGGTTGCAAGTCATCCGCTACCACAGATTTTTAGGCGAATTTATGCAAAACTTTATAAGTGTGGGAATTACCGGCGCTCATGGGAAGACATCGACAACCGGACTGCTGGCGCATGTCATGAAAGGGGCTAAGCCTACCTCTTATCTGATTGGTGATGGGACTGGGAAAGGTGAAAAGGATGCCGCCTATTTTGTATTTGAAGCATGTGAGTACAGAAGGCATTTCCTCTCATACTTTCCGGATTATGCAATCATGACGAATATTGATTTCGACCATCCTGATTATTTCGCAAATATTGAAGATGTCTTTTCCGCGTTTCAGGAAATGGCACTTCAGGTCAAAAAAGGGATTTTTGCTTGCGGGGATGATGAACAGCTCCAAAAAATACAAGCAAAAGTTCCTGTCCTATTCTATGGCTTTGGAGAAGACAATGACTTCCAGGCAAGAAATATAAACAAGAGCCCGGATGGGACAACTTTTGATGTTTTTGTCCGGAATACTTACTTTGATACTTTTTCAATCCCTACCTACGGGGATCACAATATCCTGAATTCGCTGTCTGTCATTGCCTTGTGCCATTATGAAGGGATCGATGTCCAGATTGTGAAGGAGCAATTGCTGAGTTTCGAAGGGGTTAAGCGCAGATTCTCTGAAAAACAGTTGGGCGACCAGACAGTTATCGATGACTATGCGCACCATCCGACCGAAATCAAGGCAACCCTGGATGCGGCCAGACAAAAATATCCTCACAGAGAAATTGTCGCTGTTTTCCAGCCGCATACGTTCACAAGGACACAGGCATTTCTACAGGAATTCGCTGACAGTCTGAGTAAAGCGGATAAAGTTTATCTTTGCGACATTTTCGGGTCAGCACGTGAAAACCATGGAAAACTGACAATTAAGGATTTGGAAGAGAAGATTGGCGGTGCGGAAGTAATTTCAGAGGAGAGTACAAAAATCCTCCAGGGCCACCAGGGAAGCGTCATTATTTTCATGGGCGCTGGTGATATCCAAAAATTCCAGGAAGCATACGAAAAAGCATATAGCGCGTAA
- the ccpA gene encoding catabolite control protein A: MNITIYDVAREANVSMATVSRVVNGNPNVKPATRKKVMEVIDRLGYRPNAVARGLASKKTTTVGVIIPDISSIFFAELARGIEDIATMYKYNIILSNSDQNKDKELHLLNTMLGKQVDGLVFMGGNITSDHVEEFKKSPVPIVLAGSIEQTREIPSVNIDYEQAVYDSVKEFTDRGHKNIAYVIGPLHEPKNSELELQGYKRALEEAGLSYNEELVVEGDYTYDSGIEAIHKLMSLETRPTAIMVGSDEMALGVIHGGQDNGFDIPGDYEVITLDNTRLSLMVRPQLTTVVQPLYDIGAVAMRLLTKYMNKEKVDEHIVVLPHRIDTRKSTK, translated from the coding sequence ATGAATATCACAATTTATGATGTTGCCAGGGAAGCGAACGTATCAATGGCAACGGTATCAAGGGTAGTGAACGGTAACCCTAATGTTAAGCCTGCTACCAGGAAAAAAGTAATGGAAGTGATTGATAGGCTGGGCTACAGACCGAACGCGGTAGCGAGGGGACTGGCAAGCAAAAAGACGACGACAGTCGGTGTCATCATCCCCGATATTTCAAGCATTTTCTTTGCGGAACTAGCAAGGGGAATAGAAGATATCGCGACGATGTATAAATACAATATCATTCTGAGTAATTCAGACCAGAATAAAGACAAAGAGCTTCATTTGCTGAACACGATGCTTGGAAAGCAGGTTGACGGGCTCGTCTTCATGGGTGGAAACATTACTTCTGATCATGTTGAAGAGTTTAAAAAGTCCCCTGTTCCTATCGTGCTTGCCGGTTCGATTGAGCAGACGAGGGAAATTCCATCGGTCAATATTGACTACGAGCAGGCTGTATACGACAGTGTGAAGGAATTTACCGACAGGGGCCATAAAAATATTGCATATGTAATCGGGCCTCTCCATGAGCCGAAAAATAGTGAACTTGAACTGCAGGGCTATAAACGCGCTTTAGAAGAAGCGGGTCTTTCGTATAATGAAGAGCTAGTTGTGGAAGGGGATTATACATATGATTCCGGCATTGAAGCGATTCATAAGCTGATGTCATTAGAGACACGCCCGACCGCAATCATGGTCGGTTCGGATGAAATGGCTCTTGGAGTCATTCACGGCGGGCAGGATAATGGGTTTGACATCCCCGGCGATTATGAGGTAATTACTCTTGACAACACAAGGCTTTCCTTGATGGTCCGCCCTCAGTTGACAACAGTGGTACAGCCTTTGTATGATATCGGCGCTGTTGCCATGAGACTGCTGACAAAATATATGAATAAAGAAAAAGTGGATGAGCATATTGTTGTCCTGCCGCACAGGATTGACACCCGCAAATCAACAAAATAA